The segment TCCTGTGTGGAAATTAGGgtgtagcagcagcagaaggaTTCAGCAGGGGAAGAAGACAAATAATggtttaaacacaaaaaataggatgtaaaataagcaataaaaacagttaacataataaaaaaacacaataaagcaataaaatagaatataaacaactgTGGGGTTAAACATAGCTGCTTATAATTTCAAAACATCTTGTACAAGTAGACTATGGGTGGGAAATATGGGCAAAGAGTAGGATTACTTACTTACTAGCAGTCACAATTGCTTgcttaaatatggattacaaaatgtgaaatatgtgatatatgcacacacatatcataGTGCTTTATTCTAATTTGTAACATGAATTGTTCAAGTGCCTGGCTTACAAACGGCTGTCCAAGGCTGTTACAAGCTAACCGGGGTAAGCAGCcccagtctgtcctgtcaggCCTCTTGGTATCTCACAcccaggtgagagaggagggcagCGGGGAGAAGGGCTGATCCATCACACTCAGGTCCCCCCAGACCCCCAGGCCTGTCTGGGTGAATACATGAGTCACCCTGGGGGGTCCTTGTGGGAGATCATCCCTCCCCCGAGCCTGCCTCCTGATTGGGAAACAAACCCCCATGAAAGACATGATACTGCCACTGTGGAGGAGGCATGACGTATAATTGTAAAGGAATTTATGTAACAGTTTTATCAGCGGCTGTATATCAGTGTGAGGTAATGTGCAGAGAAGTAACTAGTTTCTGTGAAGTCCATctgaaaaaggaaacaaaagcaCATTACAAAATTGTGGTAAACGCACTAACTCCGAAAAAGACACTAAGGCCTATTTATAGGAAATGTGCTGAGAACGTCATACTAACACCTCTGTAATGTGAAGCAACCCTTTCAGAGAAAAAGAGGGTTGATCAACTGACACCAGCTCACCTTAAGCACAATTGAAGAACAACATTAGGTCAGCATGTGCTCATATGGGCCCAATATGGCACCAGTAATAGACCCAGTGGTGAGGGGCGGACCAGTGAGGGCTTCCAGTGGGCCCAGCCTTCATTAACACACAGCAGGACAGCATGGGAAATACGGGACCTCCCCAGAGGCAAACAGACAAATGGaaaggggtgagggagggagggactgtTCTGGTCTGTAATTTTATAATGTGGGAATGTTATTTGCTCTGTTTTATTCTGAAGTTTTAATAGGGTGTGCCATGGTACTTTCACATCTTACAAAAGCCTGTTAGAGCACTCCATTGTGGCCTGAAAATTCATGCCAAAGCAGATGTTCTTCATTTTTTGAGGTTGTCTGTCAATGTGTTAATGTGAATTCAGAGGTATTTCTTAATCGGTGTATATCAACTGATACCctataaaatatataacaatacTGTTGGTCCAAATGGAGAAGTGATCTTAACTGACTAATTAAAAAGCTCTAACCAGTTCTCCATGACACATATACACCAGTTGATCTAGACATACTCTGACCAGTGACTAGCTAATAATTCATGTTGTAATTTCTCAGTTAAATTGGTCTGTAAAGGTAGTGTAACAGCCTCCTCACCAACCCCCTTTCTGTTagacccccaccccctctcccccaggCATGGACCCCCTGATGAAGGTAATATCCATGCCATCACTCATTTAGCTGAGACAGTGGCAGATTTATGACATacccagcagagaggaagatttttggagatacagggggtaggggaaaggaggaggcagaTGAATGACTTCATAGACACAGATCGTGGGCGGAGACCAGGGTGGGCTTGTGTTTTGGAAACCGTAAAATTCTCTTAGACTTAATTACTTGCAAATTATAAGATTGGAATTTAACTTGCTGGCAAGGTGCAGCGCGACTCACACTTTATGTTAATGTCTTCAGTGTGGCTTACAGTGTGGACGCATAATGTAGGCTGTAACTGGATACTAATGCGACACATTTTGCTGCCTTGCCAAAGGATTAGGgccatatataaaaaaaaatgtatttgagttctgagataaACTtcactcagaattctgactttattctcagatttctaattctaattaatctcagaactcaaatctATTTtccacatgtggccctaatcctcttccgtattGAAGACTGGCAGACTGGTCTAAATTTCTGTTACAGACTGTCAACGTGTTTCCCTCGCTTTGATTTATTGTAATGCATTTGCGCTGCCCTGTAGGGTGTGACAAAGTAGGCTACACGGCCACAGTGTCCCGGATTATCATGCCAAATACCTAATTTACCGGTAGAAATACTTCCTTACTTTGTCCTTCAAAGCCTTGCTCCTCTTGGATTCAATGCACGTTAACATCAAAGTGCTGCTAGATCAACGCTGGATCAACACCTTGGTTAGGTGTGAACTGCACCATGTTATCCATGTAATCCTCTTGAGTGTATTCACCACTCCATTCTTATTCTAATAGACACAACTTTGCCCTATGTGCCTTGCCGTTAAACCTTGTGTGGAGCACATGAAGGAAAATCATCTGACTTAttctaaaatgtttaaaataaaaaggctTCAGAAAAAGTAATGAGCCCAAAAGtaaattactttattttattgtataaaACGAGCACAAGGTACATAAATAGATgataaacatttacatttgtacaaaaacacacatgtagaAAAGAGGAATGAAAAGTGCAAATATCAGGCCTATCATTTTCATCGGAATGCAGGATATCATTTGATGGACTGAGTCAACTTTTTTTGACATGTCATCTTCTGCGAGGTTTATTTAGGTCCACGATATCTCCTCCTAAAGCCATGTCCATGAGCACTTTCTCTCCTGGCGCACACATGCTTGACTATAACTTGAGAGCAGTCCTCACACTTCACCTTGCAGCACCAGTGGAATTTACAGTTGCAGCTGCTGGCCACCTCCGCgcgcctctcctccaccctcagGCCGCAATCATGACACAACCTGCGGCAGCTCCGTCTCTCCCACTGGGTCAAACCGTCTCCGTGCTGCAGACACTCCCGGCCCTCTGTGCCGTACAGCCCCAGACTGCTGTTCTTCCTGCAGTAGTCTGGAGAGTCCTCCAGATAGATGAGCTCCGTCTGGGCGATGCTGCCGAAAGCGTCCACGATGCCACCTCGGTTGTCCGCGCTATTGCCAGCCCTCATCCGCTTTTTGTCTATCTCCAGTTTCTGGGCATGGTcgtgcttggctttcaagtagTTACCAATGTCCCTGAAGTCGGACAGCTGTGTCCAGCATGTTTGGACGCTGCAGCTCTCTGACATGCCATGACATCTGCAGATGCGCTTCATTGTTGCCTTCACAGCCTGTTCAAaacaggatgatgatgatgagattgGAAAACAAGTTTTGGAAGGTGTAGCCTACATGAACTTGAATAACGAATGCATAACAGCATGAATTAGCCTATGTAGCCCATTAAATTAAGTTAATTTCTGTCAACTAAATTAGGCTATCCATTTCGTAATGTCAACTAATGGTGTGAATGAAGTGCAAACGCTCACCATCCGTCCAGCCTCGTTGTTGTGCAGGTTGACAGCGGCCCGGGAGTCCTGGCCAGTCTCCTGTGCATCCACATACTGTTTGGAAATCCTCTCCCCGAAATCCACGTTATCACTACAGCCACCCCATAACCAGCCACGTCCACCTGTGATACACACAAATATCATGTTAATATCCAACAAAGGTCGCATTCACCAAAGTGAACCCTCCCCATTAAGAATAAGGAAATATAATGTATTTAGAATCGATGTCATATGGCATATGCCTCATGGGCTCATTAGCATATCCTGagtatgcatttatttatttatttgtttattttgcattaGCCAATAGGCAAATTCACACAAATCTGGCCTCACCAATTTTCCCGTTGTTTGAGACGTCGCAGCCGCAGTTGTCGAGGTCCCCCAGACTGCAGTTCCTGGTCAGTGTGTACATGACTCCTGCTGCACTGATGGCATGAACGAAAGACGTCTCTCTGGTGGCTgtgaatgaataataaaatgAGCAATCAGGTTAATTCAATGATTACCAATTTTCTCATCACCAAAAATATATAGACTGCAGAGTCTGACAGACTGATTTCAAAATAGTGAATATATTAATATGTCCTGCCAAgctatttcaaaatgcaagcaAATATATTTATGTGGCTATAAAATACCCTGAGATTAGCACATAGGTCcttttaaaatatcagtaaatatATTCACTAATAATGTAACCTGGGAAATACTTTTGGGTCCTGCCATAAGATGCATTTACATTATTCCatgtcaaatgtatttctgtatcTGTGAATAGCCCACATATAAATGCATGTAGAACATATAATCTAACATACATAACATGTTATTTAAATGTGTCCAAATGAGATCAGTTTTCTCTTAGGATTTTCTTAAGTTATAGACCCGGCATCCTTACGTAATCGTGCAAGAAGGGATGATATTTAGAGACATAGCCTACCGCTTCTTAGTCCTTTCAGTTGGATGGCGCTGTCGGGACAGTTCCACCGGTCCCAAGCAAACTGGTGTTTACACTCCTCTATCCCATTCTGCGTGCCCACCTGCACGCTGCTTGCATAGGTGAGATAGGCCTGCAGGAGAGGCAGTGACAGTCACTTTTTGCCCTGAATGCCCTGAAAACTCTGCCCCCTCCCTTTAACCAGGTAATTGTTCTATAAAAGTTTAATATAATTTTGTAAGTATTAATGTGTGGCCACAATCCCCAAATAATTATTCAACAATACAGGAAAAATAAGTTTTGAAtgaccaagttttttttttttttttaccttgggTCCCGTCATAAGAAAGTTATTTGCGACCCTGAGAAAAAGATAGAAGATACGAGAGAATTAGAGAAATACAATCTTACATGTGTAACAAACATGCagacaaatacagtatatatgtataataaGGTCTTACCAAGCATGTCCCGGACAGCTTTTGTAGTAAAGAAGTGGCAGCAGCCAAAACAATGAATGAACCATCTTGAGTCTACACTGTTGCCCCACAAAGAAGAGAACTACTTATTTTGCGCCGTTGTGTTGCAACTTTCTCTTTTATTTGAATGAGGAACAAATGCAACTCTTGTTCTTTGTCTCCATGGTCCGAGAAAGCTGATTGGATGACGAGTTCAGGAAACGCCTATATGCGCACTTCAAAGGATGGCATTAGGCGACAGTTTATTTTCTACCCTAAGGCTGCATGACACCAGGGCACCAATATACAAA is part of the Centroberyx gerrardi isolate f3 chromosome 16, fCenGer3.hap1.cur.20231027, whole genome shotgun sequence genome and harbors:
- the LOC139914888 gene encoding protein Wnt-8-like, with the translated sequence MVHSLFWLLPLLYYKSCPGHAWVANNFLMTGPKAYLTYASSVQVGTQNGIEECKHQFAWDRWNCPDSAIQLKGLRSATRETSFVHAISAAGVMYTLTRNCSLGDLDNCGCDVSNNGKIGGRGWLWGGCSDNVDFGERISKQYVDAQETGQDSRAAVNLHNNEAGRMAVKATMKRICRCHGMSESCSVQTCWTQLSDFRDIGNYLKAKHDHAQKLEIDKKRMRAGNSADNRGGIVDAFGSIAQTELIYLEDSPDYCRKNSSLGLYGTEGRECLQHGDGLTQWERRSCRRLCHDCGLRVEERRAEVASSCNCKFHWCCKVKCEDCSQVIVKHVCARRESAHGHGFRRRYRGPK